TCCCCGCCCCAGGAATTCCGCGATGTTTTTGACGAAGAAACATACCGGAAGTCGCAGGAATACACCCGTGCCTCAATGAAATTTTCTTCCATGACAGACACCTTCAACACCGTGATCACTCTTGTTGTCATCACGACTGGCGGCTTTCAACTGCTGGACCGGATGGCTCGCTCGCTTGAGTTGTCTGCTCTCTCCACAGGGCTGACATACATCGGAACACTCGGACTGCTCAGTGGAATCATGAGCCTACCGTTCGAAGCCTACCACACTTTCGTGTTAGAAAAAAAATTCGGCTTCAACACTACATCCGTTGCCACCTTTGTCACAGACCGCCTCAAGGGACTGATGCTGACCGGCCTTATCGGCGGCATATTGCTGGTCGCCATATTGTTCTTTCTGCGTGAGACAGGTGCATACGCCTGGCTGTATTGCTGGGCGGTTGCCGTATCAATTTCACTGGGACTGACCTATATCGCTCCCACCTGGATTCTGCCTCTATTCAACAAATTCACTCCCCTTGAACAAGGAGAACTGCGCACGGCGCTGGAGTCGTACGCCAACTCGACCGGCTTTGAATTATCCGGAATTTTCGTCATTGACGGATCCAAACGATCCACCAAAAGCAACGCATTCTTCACCGGATTTGGTAAACGCAGACGCATCGCCTTGTTTGACACGCTCATCAAGGAAATGACCGTGAATGAAATTGTCGCCGTCCTGGCCCATGAGGTCGGTCATGCCAAGTTGGGACACATCAAGAAACGACTCTTTACCGGCATCCTCAAGACCGGCGCAATATTCTATCTCATGTCCCTGTTTCTCGACTCCCGCCCGCTGTTTGACGCCTTTGGAATGGAACACATGTCCATCTATGCCGGACTGGTCTTTTTCGTCCTGCTCTACACACCGTTGTCACTGGTACTATCCGTGATCTCCAACCGGGTTTCACGAACACATGAGTATGAAGCAGACGCTTTTTCCGCTTCGACCACAGGACGCCCGGATACGATGATTTCAGCCCTGAAAAAACTGTCGGCCAGCAATCTTTCCAACCTGACGCCGCACCCGCTGACTGTATGGCTCGGGTACAGCCATCCGCCGGTTCTGGATCGTGTCAGAGCGTTGGATACACGCCATAAATAAATAATCGATTTATTCTCGCCAGTATGGCAATCTCGGGGAGAGTGGAAAACCCTAACCCGAAGAGACGCTATGCGAGAAATCCCTTTTGACCCCGCAAACGACGACATCATGGAACGCCTCAAAAGTGTTCCTGTCTTTGACAGTCTCCCGGAAAGCCATATCCGCGAAGCCATGCGTGCGGCTTCGATCCGCCGCTACGAAGCAGGTGAGACCATTATTGAGGAAGGGGAATTCGATAATCAGGTTTTCTTTCTCATCTTCGGGCACCTCAAAATCACTGTCCACGGCACTGAAGTCGGCCAGTTGAAACGATTGGGCGATGTGTTTGGAGAAATGGGAATCATCGACGGCAGTCCCAGATCAGCGACCATCACAACCGAAAAGACCTCACTGGTCATCAGTCTGGATGATGCGGCTATCGGTTCATTGGGAGAGGCCAGCAAAATTTTCACCCAGGCCGTCATGTACCGGGTCTTCGCAGAAGTTCTTGCGATTCGGTTGCGGAAAGCCAATCAAAAAATCTCGGAAATGCAGGATGAACTGAACGCGTTGAAAGAGACATAAGGCAGGAGAAGAACATGAAAGAAATCCCCTTTGATCCACACGACAGGGAGACCCTGGCACGACTTCAGCAAATGCCGGTATTCGGGGCCATGGATGAAGAACGTTTGTCCAAAGTCCTTGGAATGGCTACGCTGCGTCGCTATGAAAAAGATGAAACCATTATCAGGGAAGGCGACACTGATCAGACGGTCTATTTTCTCATAATGGGGAGTTGCAGTGTTGACGTGGAAGGAGTGAAGGTCAGCTCCATCAGCGAAATAGGCGACATGTTCGGAGAGATGGGTATCATCGACAAGCAACCTCGATCCGCCACTGTCAGACCGGAAAAGCCGGTGCTCTGCCTTGTCCTGGACAGCCATTTCATGGAACGTATGGAGGGAGTTGACAAACTCGCTGCGGAAGCACTTTTTTATCGAATATTCTCCGAAACACTTGCCATGCGACTCCGAGCCGCCAATGCTCGCATACTTTTTCTGGAAGACAAACTGAAAGAATCAACCAGGGAGCACCCCTGGCGCTGACACGATGATTCCCCCAGCCCCAAAACGGCATTCCTTCAAACAGAACGGCGCACCATGAATACTACATGATGCGCCGTTCTGATCATTGCATGAACTGCGTTAAAATTACTGACCTGTTATCCGGCTGCCCGGGCCGCCACCTTGGCGGCCTCTTCGGCCTTGCCCTGTGCTTCAAGAGCTTCCACAAGGGTGTCCCAGTAGGCGTCTACGCCGGGAGAAAGAGCCGAGGATTGACGGGCCAGCACTTCAGCGATCTGCGGATCTTCACCCTGATCGAGATACAGTTTGGCCAGCATATGCATGGCCTGATGATCGTTATGATCGGCATTCAGAGCGAGATGCAGGTATTCGCGGGTGCCTTCAACATCCCCCTGTCTGTAGGACACACGGGCCAGAGAACGGAACACCATGCGTTCACCGCCGGGTTGTTTGACCGCTTTCCTATAGTAATTGGTCGCCTTCTTGAGATGGTTGGCTTTTTCCTCGATAGACCCAAGCCGCATAAGGGAATAGACATGTCCGGGCTCCGCCTTGAGACATTGGCGATAGGCCTTTTCTGCACTATTCAGATCGCCGAGACGATGGTTGGCCCAACCGAGATTATAGAGAGCGAGTACATCTTTCTTATCAAGAGAGACCACTGTCTCAAACTCATGACGGGCCTCTTCAAAACGTCCAAGCTGGGCGTAACAGATACCAAGAGAATTTCGGGCAAGCAGGTTGTTCTCGTCGTCCAGCAGGGATAGCTTGAATTCTTCGATGGCTCCGTAGATATCACCGTCCATAAATTTTCGGTCCGCAGACAGGTTCATGGAAATCGAATCGAAAACAGCCACACGTGGATCTGACAACAGCAGCGCGTGTTCGAGAGCCTTGCGGCAGTTATCCAGAATATCGGCCCGGTCAAAATTGAGGAAAGGATAACAGCTTGCGCCAATGGACACCTTGATGCCCAATACGTCGTCAGCCTGTTTCTCGATTTCCAGGCACCGCTCCATGAGCGTTTCCCGGTCAACGTCCTCCTGAAAAAATATCATTCCGTTCAGACCGTATCGTCCGCCAGTGGCTTTTTCACCGAAAGCCCCCTGCGCCAGCTTGGCCACATTCAGCGCCATCTGGTCCATACCATCCTGATAGCCTTCGGCATGTTCATCTGGTTGATCGAGAATACGGATAAGGGTCAATCCAAAGGAGACAGGCTTCAGTCGTGCTTCAGAGAACCAGGAAACGAATTCGGAATAGCGGTAGAGTTTGGTGGCTGCGTCCTTACTTGGCATGGCGTCGTCCTTTGTTTCCTCCATATCGGCGAACAGACTCTCCTCGCCTTCGATGAGTTTGAGTCGATCATTTTCTTCAATGTTCCAAGCGGCATCGCCCAGATGCAGTATCTCGGCAAAAGCAATATCGTCCCGGACTTCAACCAGGACGACTTCACCCTTGAACAAATGCGGAGCCGCCTTTTGCTCAACTTTGGGAGCACGCACGAGAAACCGCTGTCCGACCTTGGCTCCTGAGGCTTCACCCAGAGAGACACTCATCCGGTTCATAGGCAGGACCTCAAGAATCCGACCGCCCCGCGCAAGAATGTCTGCATAACCGAACACTCGGTTACGGCCCTGCGCCTTGGCCACGGCCATAGCCTCACGGGCCTTGCGAACGATCATCCGCGCCTGCTCGGAACCTGTGCGACGGAACTGCGCACCCTCAAGTCCCTGTGGATAGCAGACGTATCCAAGACTACCGGAAACCCGAATGGTGTCATTGGTTACATCGTCGATGAAAGAAAGTTTACTGATGCCCGAACGAATAACCTCGGACAGTTGGAAACAGGCACGCGGCTTGGCATCCGGCACCAGAATCGCAAACTTGTCGTTAGCGAAGCGGGATACAGTGGTATATTTGGGGCAGACCATGTTCAGCAGACGACCGATCTCCGACAGGATGTCATCCCCCGTCAGATAACCGTATCGTTCATTCACGGGCTGAAAGGTATCCAGATCAAGAAAAAGGACGCCGAAGGTGCCTGAAAAAGTCAGATCAGCGTGATGCGCCTCGATACCTGCCCGACAACTGCCGGTAGCAAGACACCCCTGCACCTGTTCGATGGCCTGCTCCAATTCCCCAAAAAAGAAATTACGCGAGTACAGGCCGGTCAATGGGTCAGTAATCGCCTTCTTGTATAAAGCGAGTTTTTCCAACACTGAACCGGCAAGGGCCATGATATACTTTGGTGCCGTGGCAGGAGCCTTGAGGCGAACACCTTTGGCGATGAAAAAGCAAAGCATCTTCCCCTGGAACACTAGCGGCAGAATCAATTCCCTGTCCTCAGCCCGGTATTCCGGCTCGGGAATGACCGTTGCTTCCTCTCTCGGGAAAAACAGGCTGTAAGAGGTAAAGGGAAGGAATTCAGCGATGCAATCCTTTATGGTATGCTCGAAATCGATCAGCTCCTGAGGAGTGAACGAAATGGCCCCGTCCGCAAAGATGTTTTTTATTGTCCTCATAATTCGCGAGGGTACAACGTGGCAGTTTTTTTCTCAAACATTAAGTTGTTGTCCGACCACATCCGCAATCGACTATATCAATACATCTTGATATAAACATTTTGTTTGACTCCCCCCCCCAAATCTGTCAGGTGTTCAGCATAATTTTGAGAGATACTAATGAAAATACTCACCGATCCCATAGAACTACAACACCAGTGTCTGACATGGCGCAACCAGGGTCTGACCATCGGCCTGGTGCCAACCATGGGCTTTCTGCATGACGGCCATATGTCACTCATAGATATGGCTCGTCCCCAATGCGACAAGCTTGTCGTCACATTGTTCGTCAACCCGACCCAGTTCGGAGAAAACGAAGACCTCGACAACTATCCCAATGATTTCGACGGAGATTGCGCCAAAGCTGAAGCGCACGGTGCAGACATTGTTTTCGCACCGGCTCCAGATGCCATGTACGCACCGGACCATTCCACATGGGTCAACGTACCGCCCCTGGGCACGCACCTGTGCGGAGCATCACGGCCCATCCATTTTCGTGGCGTATGCACGGTTGTGACCAAACTGTTCAATCTGGTTCAACCGACAAAAGCTGTTTTCGGTCAAAAAGACTGGCAGCAGCTTGCCATTATTCGACGCATGGTCCGTGACCTGAACATACCCGTCGAGATACTCGGCCATCCCATTGTCCGTGAAACCGACGGGTTGGCGCTCAGCTCCCGCAATGCCTACCTGACTGAAGCGGAACGGGCCGCAGCTCCTGCCATCCGTCAAGGCCTGCTGAAACTCGCCGAAAGAGTAAAAAACGGCACCCGCGATGCCGAAGCCGCCAAGCACTGGCTCGTAAAAGAGTATGCATCCACCCTGCCCATGGGCATTGTGGATTATATAGAGTTGGTCACACCGGATTCCATTGAACCCGTCACAACCATCTCTTCGCCGACACTCGCTGCCGTGGCAATCCGCGTCGGCAAGGCACGGCTTTTAGACAACATTTTGATAGAGGTATAATCCATTGGCTCAACGATGTTTTTTGAGCGCCAAGATTCATGGCGTCGCAATCACATGCGCAAATCTGGAATACAGAGGCAGTCTGTCCATCGACCCCATCCTGATGAAGAAGGTCGGTATTCTCCCCTATGAACAGATTGATGTGTACAATCTGGACAACGGCGAAAGGCTGACCACGTATGCCATTCCCGGCGGCCCCGGCGAGATATGTCTCAATGGTGCTGCTGCACACAAAGGCAAGGTCGGGCAACGAGTCATTATCGCCACCTATATGTGGCTGGATGAGAATGAAGCCAAAACCCGCAAGCCGCGCGTTATCGTAGCTGATGAAAACAACGGCATCGACGAAATCCTTGAGTGCGATCTCAACCCGGATTTCTAAACGCCCATTACAGCAGTTTCCTTAAAGGAGGACCCTGATGCAGATTGAAGGTAAGTACCTGTTCACTTCCGAATCCGTTACCGAAGGCCATCCCGACAAAGTCGCCGACCAAATTTCCGACGCCATCCTCGACGCTATCATCGCCCAGGATTCGATGGCACGCGTGGCCTGCGAAACACTGGTTACCACTGGCATGGCATTCATTGCCGGTGAAATTTCCACCTCGGCATACGCCGATTTCCCGGAGATCGTCCGTAACACCATCAAAGGCATCGGCTACAATTCCGCCGACAACATGGGCTTTGACTGGGAAACTTGCGCGGTCATATCTTCCATCGACAAACAGTCCCCTGACATTGCTCAGGGTGTTGACCGTCAGAAGCCCGAAGAACAGGGCGCAGGCGACCAGGGAATGATGTTCGGTTATGCGACCAACGAAACTCCGACACTGATGCCTACTCCCATATACTATGCTCACCAGTTGTCCAAACGTCTGACCGCCGTACGCAAGGAAGGCATTCTTGATTACCTGCGCCCGGATGGAAAAACGCAGGTCTGCGTGGAATTCGACAACGGCAAACCTGTCCGCATCGACAATATCGTTGTTTCTACTCAGCATGCAGAAGGCGTCGAGCTGGACCAATTGCAGGAAGACATTCTGCGTGAAGTCGTCAAGAAGACCCTGCCTGAAGCACTCATCGACGATAAGCTCAAGTCCTACATCAACCCCACTGGCCGTTTCGTCATTGGTGGTCCGGTTGGTGACTGCGGGCTGACTGGTCGCAAGATCATCAACGACACCTACGGTGGCGCCGGTGGTCACGGCGGCGGCGCATTCTCCGGCAAAGACCCGTCCAAGGTCGACCGTTCCGGTGCCTACATGGCCCGCTATGTTGCCAAGAACGTGGTTGCTTCCGGCCTGGCCGCACAATGCGAAGTCCAGATCGCGTATGCCATTGGCGTGGCAGAGCCAGTCTCCGTGGTTGTTTCCTCCCGCGGTACAGGCCAGGTATCTGACGAGCAACTGACCAAAGCCGTCACCGAAGTTTTTGACATGCGCCCCTACTACATCCTGGAGCGGTTGAATCTGCGTCGTCCCATCTTCCAGAAGTCCACCAACTATGGTCACTTCGGTCGCGAACTCCCCGAGTTCACATGGGAACAGACCGATGCCGTCGACGATCTGCGCACCGCCTGCAAGATCTAGTCACATTGGAATGAATCAAAGCCCCCTGCCAGTTAACTGGCAGGGGGCTTTCTCATTTGTTTCCAAACAACCTGTGAAAAAGGCCCGCTCAAATGCGCATTACTCACACTCTGTTTTTTCCCCTTTCTCTATCAAGACACGGGAAATCTCATCCGCATAGAGATCTGCCAGCTCCTGCCCGCGTTTGCCCAGTGTCTTGGAGAAAGCCATATAAGAAAAGACCTGCGATACGAGCAACGCAGGCTCAACCTTGGACCGCGCACCGATTTCGTCCAGATAGAATTCAATCGATCTGCGATTACCCAAAACGACATTGATACGTCCTTCAACAAGCATTTTACTCAACGTACAACAACTCTTGACGAAAACCATATTCGACGACAAACGCTCAAGAACGCCCCTCCCATAGAAGTATCCCCTGACGGCGCCGACCTTAACGTCTCCAATGTCTGCAAACGAACGAATTGTCAGTCCGCTCGCCTTGTTCACATACAAGTAAATATGATCCGGATTCACAGATATCGACGGATAGTACATATACACTTCACGGTCAGGACTCCGGTAGACGTCCACAGCACAATCAATAGCTCCGACCTCCACGTCATGCAAAATACGCACAAACGGGAGATGCACGAAAACTGGCGTCATATTCAATCGTCGACTGACTTCAGTAAGCAGGTCAATCGAAATACCCTTTGCAACACCGTTTTCATTATACGTCAGCGGCGGATAATCCTCGTAACCAAAGCGCAACTCTTCTGCATGGCTGAAATCACACAACATCCACTGCACAAGAGCCAAAGACAGGCCGAGCGTAATAAGTATTTTCTGTCCCATTATCGAACATTGAAAGAAGAAGCGCTCCCTGTCAACACACGTTTCTCCGTAACATCTGACAACGCGTTATTTATAACTGTTGACATGTCAACATACCTCTTATAAGAACCGGCTTTTCCAACTGTTAACATGTCAACAAAAGAGCTTTCATGCACCATAAAAACACCCGACGGGCTACCAGTCTCGGTTATAGAGTGAGCCGCCTGTATCGGCTCAACAGCTGCCTTCTAGATTGTTGGCTGAACGAACACCACTTTTCTTCCGGTCAGATACCATACATCATGGCAACCGTGGAAAAACCGGGACAAACTCAAGAGCAATTATCCGCGTATATCCGTGTCTGCCCGGCCGCCATAGCACGAACGCTAAAAAACATGGAGGCATCCGGCCTCGTCAGGCGCGATGAAAATCCGGAGAATCGCCGACAAAAAC
The genomic region above belongs to uncultured Pseudodesulfovibrio sp. and contains:
- the panD gene encoding aspartate 1-decarboxylase, producing the protein MAQRCFLSAKIHGVAITCANLEYRGSLSIDPILMKKVGILPYEQIDVYNLDNGERLTTYAIPGGPGEICLNGAAAHKGKVGQRVIIATYMWLDENEAKTRKPRVIVADENNGIDEILECDLNPDF
- a CDS encoding cyclic nucleotide-binding domain-containing protein, translating into MKEIPFDPHDRETLARLQQMPVFGAMDEERLSKVLGMATLRRYEKDETIIREGDTDQTVYFLIMGSCSVDVEGVKVSSISEIGDMFGEMGIIDKQPRSATVRPEKPVLCLVLDSHFMERMEGVDKLAAEALFYRIFSETLAMRLRAANARILFLEDKLKESTREHPWR
- a CDS encoding cyclic nucleotide-binding domain-containing protein, whose translation is MREIPFDPANDDIMERLKSVPVFDSLPESHIREAMRAASIRRYEAGETIIEEGEFDNQVFFLIFGHLKITVHGTEVGQLKRLGDVFGEMGIIDGSPRSATITTEKTSLVISLDDAAIGSLGEASKIFTQAVMYRVFAEVLAIRLRKANQKISEMQDELNALKET
- a CDS encoding M48 family metallopeptidase; amino-acid sequence: MNIYLVVIIASLVISWLLGVASDLYNARAMTPSPPQEFRDVFDEETYRKSQEYTRASMKFSSMTDTFNTVITLVVITTGGFQLLDRMARSLELSALSTGLTYIGTLGLLSGIMSLPFEAYHTFVLEKKFGFNTTSVATFVTDRLKGLMLTGLIGGILLVAILFFLRETGAYAWLYCWAVAVSISLGLTYIAPTWILPLFNKFTPLEQGELRTALESYANSTGFELSGIFVIDGSKRSTKSNAFFTGFGKRRRIALFDTLIKEMTVNEIVAVLAHEVGHAKLGHIKKRLFTGILKTGAIFYLMSLFLDSRPLFDAFGMEHMSIYAGLVFFVLLYTPLSLVLSVISNRVSRTHEYEADAFSASTTGRPDTMISALKKLSASNLSNLTPHPLTVWLGYSHPPVLDRVRALDTRHK
- the metK gene encoding methionine adenosyltransferase yields the protein MMQIEGKYLFTSESVTEGHPDKVADQISDAILDAIIAQDSMARVACETLVTTGMAFIAGEISTSAYADFPEIVRNTIKGIGYNSADNMGFDWETCAVISSIDKQSPDIAQGVDRQKPEEQGAGDQGMMFGYATNETPTLMPTPIYYAHQLSKRLTAVRKEGILDYLRPDGKTQVCVEFDNGKPVRIDNIVVSTQHAEGVELDQLQEDILREVVKKTLPEALIDDKLKSYINPTGRFVIGGPVGDCGLTGRKIINDTYGGAGGHGGGAFSGKDPSKVDRSGAYMARYVAKNVVASGLAAQCEVQIAYAIGVAEPVSVVVSSRGTGQVSDEQLTKAVTEVFDMRPYYILERLNLRRPIFQKSTNYGHFGRELPEFTWEQTDAVDDLRTACKI
- a CDS encoding transporter substrate-binding domain-containing protein; the protein is MGQKILITLGLSLALVQWMLCDFSHAEELRFGYEDYPPLTYNENGVAKGISIDLLTEVSRRLNMTPVFVHLPFVRILHDVEVGAIDCAVDVYRSPDREVYMYYPSISVNPDHIYLYVNKASGLTIRSFADIGDVKVGAVRGYFYGRGVLERLSSNMVFVKSCCTLSKMLVEGRINVVLGNRRSIEFYLDEIGARSKVEPALLVSQVFSYMAFSKTLGKRGQELADLYADEISRVLIEKGEKTECE
- the panC gene encoding pantoate--beta-alanine ligase, producing the protein MKILTDPIELQHQCLTWRNQGLTIGLVPTMGFLHDGHMSLIDMARPQCDKLVVTLFVNPTQFGENEDLDNYPNDFDGDCAKAEAHGADIVFAPAPDAMYAPDHSTWVNVPPLGTHLCGASRPIHFRGVCTVVTKLFNLVQPTKAVFGQKDWQQLAIIRRMVRDLNIPVEILGHPIVRETDGLALSSRNAYLTEAERAAAPAIRQGLLKLAERVKNGTRDAEAAKHWLVKEYASTLPMGIVDYIELVTPDSIEPVTTISSPTLAAVAIRVGKARLLDNILIEV
- a CDS encoding MarR family transcriptional regulator — protein: MHHKNTRRATSLGYRVSRLYRLNSCLLDCWLNEHHFSSGQIPYIMATVEKPGQTQEQLSAYIRVCPAAIARTLKNMEASGLVRRDENPENRRQKLVYPTSEAEALYSTLIPILDRHNEVMLEGFSDEEKVQIGAMLDRIATNVQKELIGERDK
- a CDS encoding diguanylate cyclase → MRTIKNIFADGAISFTPQELIDFEHTIKDCIAEFLPFTSYSLFFPREEATVIPEPEYRAEDRELILPLVFQGKMLCFFIAKGVRLKAPATAPKYIMALAGSVLEKLALYKKAITDPLTGLYSRNFFFGELEQAIEQVQGCLATGSCRAGIEAHHADLTFSGTFGVLFLDLDTFQPVNERYGYLTGDDILSEIGRLLNMVCPKYTTVSRFANDKFAILVPDAKPRACFQLSEVIRSGISKLSFIDDVTNDTIRVSGSLGYVCYPQGLEGAQFRRTGSEQARMIVRKAREAMAVAKAQGRNRVFGYADILARGGRILEVLPMNRMSVSLGEASGAKVGQRFLVRAPKVEQKAAPHLFKGEVVLVEVRDDIAFAEILHLGDAAWNIEENDRLKLIEGEESLFADMEETKDDAMPSKDAATKLYRYSEFVSWFSEARLKPVSFGLTLIRILDQPDEHAEGYQDGMDQMALNVAKLAQGAFGEKATGGRYGLNGMIFFQEDVDRETLMERCLEIEKQADDVLGIKVSIGASCYPFLNFDRADILDNCRKALEHALLLSDPRVAVFDSISMNLSADRKFMDGDIYGAIEEFKLSLLDDENNLLARNSLGICYAQLGRFEEARHEFETVVSLDKKDVLALYNLGWANHRLGDLNSAEKAYRQCLKAEPGHVYSLMRLGSIEEKANHLKKATNYYRKAVKQPGGERMVFRSLARVSYRQGDVEGTREYLHLALNADHNDHQAMHMLAKLYLDQGEDPQIAEVLARQSSALSPGVDAYWDTLVEALEAQGKAEEAAKVAARAAG